The Liolophura sinensis isolate JHLJ2023 chromosome 6, CUHK_Ljap_v2, whole genome shotgun sequence genomic sequence taCAAATAATGTAAATTACTTTCACAAACTCTCATACAAGTATTTACACAAGTgtttcatacatttacatataatgtataaattaatagatttaaatttcacattatcattgtataataaaacaattttccattATTGAAAACCTTTCAGTAATTTATTCATGACTATAATAGTAACACCGGGAAGCCAATTTATGTTTTACTAGTTGTGTCACTACATATGACCAAAAGCTATTCAACAACAGGACACATACAGACAATACTGACCAAATTCTGATAGAACTAGGTCTTATCTTCAATCCTGGGACCCTCAGACAGCCTACAGCCCTTTAGGTAGGGTCTGTGAGTAATTTTATTCTCAGCAGCTGGGAGACACTGGAACAATGGACAACTACATGAAGGACTCTCTTACTTTCAATAGGAGACCTGTAGGACTTAACAAGAGATAACTAGGACTTAATTATTCTTGAAACACTTATCAACGAGGATTGATTTATCCTTAAAACAAGATCAACTGGGACTGATTTATCCTTACAAGGGGCACAAGGATGTCTTATCCTTAAAAAGGTGACAACTTGGATAGTCTTATCCTTTCAAAGGGGATAATTTAGGACTGTTTTATCCTTGTAAAGGAATCCACTCGGACTGTCTTATCCTTATAAAGGAGTCAACTAGGACTGTCTTATTCTTAAAACGGGATCAACTAGGACTGTTTTATCcatgacaacaaaacaaactAGGTCATGGTGACCTGACATCAGTATCATAAACAAGTACGAGATCCACCAACACTGAGGTATATTGCGTACTTCACtttgattttcttcttttatctttttttaaaatgtatttacaagtaaattataactttaaaaaacagactttcaacacaaataaaactACATAATTTACTTCTCATAATAAAACCACAGACTGGTTCATGGAGTGACAGAACCATAAATGTCAATTATTCTGAAGACAAGTGCAGTGTGCGCTACAACATTTACAGATTCTCCCAAGAACCACTTCCTGAACGCATTTCAAAAAggcttttttaattttaataaaactaaTATGCTtatgttaaacattttatttatcaaaagGTGTCCTCTAAAacccaaataaacaaataacaattttaGTAAATTTCTACCAGTTAATACATATAACCAAGTTCCCATGGATGCTGTTACCAATGTAGATAATACATGACTGGTGTAATTCATAAAAAGCTGAAAAGAGATACTAACAAATAGCACTCATTTGCATAAAATTATTCAACTTTCATGAAAATATGATGCACCACTGAACAGGCatgtccaataaaaaaaaaaaagctgtcagccatcaaatgtgaaaatatgttCTTACATGAGACTATATTTACTTTCATAATgtaatgctgacaaaaagacGGCAACAAAAGCTTGCTCTGATCACCAATGATAAAATTGAATGATGGTTAACAAACtggcaagggaggtaatcatgTTACAAGATCCCTCAGCCAATGGCAGTGATTGGATGATGGACACTTCCTTCCGCTCTTGGTACAGGTTACTCCTTTCGGATTGTGCTTGTCACTCGAAAGTAACGGACAAATTTGAACACAAGCCCCATGATGAGATACCAAAGATTTCGGCCAATATCTGATCGGGCAATTAGTATTCTCCAGAGAGCAACAACGAGCACTGTGTTGAATGCGTAACGAATGTTCCGCagtctgaaacaaaaaataagaataaaaggTTTATTACTTGACATAATCTTGGATGTAAACTGAATAAGGTGTACTCTTTATGAGGAATTCAGCCTGCCTGTTTCATGAATACCTTGTATCTTAGGCGTTAATCTACCTATGCTCCAGTGCCTGATATTTGGCCACATTTTCAATGACCCATTTCTCAATTTGCAGCCACAAATATCCAAATTAAGATATCAGATATGCAATCCCGCATTTTTACTGAACGGCTGAGGTTAGGtataatatgtgacatttaTGTCACGCATGAATAAAAAAACCGAAGACACATAAAAAAAGTGTGGAGCActttctgatttttgttttttctccaaGAGACAAGGTAAGTTTATATGGAGGgggagagagagaaaaagagaATGGTACGGTTTCACTCACTTCCTCATATGTGCTCGCGCAGCAGGTAGTCCTGCCATATCCTCATTCAGGATGTATTGTTTCGTGCCAAGACAATAGTTCTCTATGTACGTCGGCCAGTGAAGGGCTCGTGGATCAAAGTAAAATGtctaaaatgacaaaaatacatacatattaaacatTCTGCATTTGGCATGCAACACTATGTGTTAAtgtctaaatatatatatatatatatgtatttaacactAATTCTACACCTAACAGTAACACTTCTAACTATTCTCAAAAAGTGccacatgtattatatatagaaGACAGATATTCATGTGATAATTCTATGAGGTATGGTGGAGCCAAGATTCTGTGAGGTGGAGCTGTCTTACGTTGGGTTTGCAGTGTTTACATGAACCTAGGGTCATCATTTTGGTTATATTCAGTGATTCACTCTCAATGTTACGAGTACGCAacaaccatggcaaccagcTACATAAGCATTACATCATTACAATGCAagtaacgttaagagagctttATTCAAGTTGGCCCATACCTGGTGCTCCTCAAAATTAACGGGTCAACAGATTAAAAAATGGCCAGGTCATTAATTCTGAAGTCTTAGGTCGGAATGGTAGGAATGGAGCTCCAATTTATGAGGCAGATGCTCTATAGCCTCTTGGCCATTGCAACAAGGTTACAATAGTTTGGCAAAAATGCTGTGCTTTATAAACACACCGGCACAACACACCAGCACCTTTTGCTCCAAGTTAAGGGTAGGAAGAAAGAAGATTTATTTCCCATatttatatgcaaaaaaaaaaacaaaaaaaaaacacacatgcaaATAAAgtcaccacaaaaaaaaagacaccacaAAATTCATAGATCGCGTTGTAAAGTCAAAATAATCTGACAGACCACTAGTGCAGGTCAGAAAAAAACTGTAACAACCATTCTGGTTTACCAAAGGGAGCAAATCCTGTAAGTCATTACCAGGGCTCAGAGTTTAGTTTTTCTCTCAGTCACACTGTGCGCCTAACTTTGCCCTTTTTTTTTCGAGGCAAACAGGTAACATTTTAAGGCCAAGAAAgcaaaaggtgaaaaaaaatgaaatacaaaaaacatttacagtgtatCCCAGCTTCACAAAGCTTTAACTACCCATGGATCAAGTAGCTGATATAGGTACATAAAAACAACCAAGGTGATTGGATATCTAAAAGTTCATACAAGATAAACAATGTACTGGAGCAGGTGAAAATTAACATATATCACAATCACATGTAGCTTgagttttttttcaaaaagcagTTGAAGTAAGTTGATGCATAGTCATTGTAGCACTCACAGTACAACACTTTTTCAATTTCCATGTTtggtaccggcccggatagcacagttggtaaagcgtccacttcgggactggtagatccaggatcaatatttgatcgagtcacacctaagactttaaaagaggaagttgtaacttcctcgcttggatttcagcatgaaggggatagtgcaacgactggttgacccatatcagtataatggctcgggcggggtggcttacttgccttcggtaagtcgtctcagtcaagcagcactagatagaagagcggtggaaatccgtcctgctacaaggaggcacattatacatacatgcacccccCTAAGGATAcctgcgtcgtcatatgactgaaaaattgttgagtacgacactaaaccccaagcactcggtcactcgctcactcactcactccatgttTGGTgccttaactacatgtagttccaacttcctcttttaaagtcttcgttgtaacccaacccaggattgaactTGGATCCTAAGTAGACACCGGCCCTAACTGAATTATCAGGGCCTGTCAAGTAGCAGATTTTGACCTGATCAACGAACCAGACCACTGACAACTTTAAATGATCAATAGCATGCTCAAGCGAATGATGATATCCTAGTCGCACGTGAGTTTAACTTTGCACAAACGAAAATTTTAGTCTCATATGGGAGCAGTTAGTCATTAACTTCGAGCCCTGTGACACAACAGTGCCCACTACCTACTTTAATAACGATGCCATTCATTTCAATAAGATTACATTGGCATTGTTATTCAAGTAGGTAGAGAGCGCCACTTTtccatcagttacaagatttgttTCCCCTTGCAGAAGGCTGGTGAGCCCCATTATAATTGGTGTTAACTGATGTCGTCATTTTACCCAACAAGCGAACAAGTTTGAGTAGGAACACCTTGGATCAGCAGTGTTATTATCTGTGTGATTATCAATCAATTCCCTCTCTCACCTTTTTATCCTCGGCACTGAGCTGGTTGCGCAGCATGTCCAGGTTGTGGTAAGTCCACTCCCACGAATGAGTGGTGAAGTAATCCAACGTGCCAATTGTCTTATGCAGTTTGTTATACGTCTTGACCATTCTGAGTGgcaagagaaaacaaaaacagttgaATGGGTGATCCCAAATAGCACACCATGTGTTCAAAATTATGTAATGTCTTGTACATGACATATTATTTATTGGTATCAACAGAAATATTACATAGAGAAAGAAGCTTTCATGAAACTATAAGTTCACAATACACGTTCCCACCTGGTGTGAGCTGTTGGAATAATAGCTGTCCACAAAACACTCCAAAACAGAACAAACTCTCAAACTTGTACcaagcttcaaaaaaaaaatacaatgaatcGGACTGACAGACACGAGTTAACTGCCGAGGCCTCTTCTGTAGTGGAAGGGGTATAATAGTAACTGTCCCTACATCAACCATGATTTTCGCCTGCTACTGAGTTATCAGGtgggttaaaatgttgacatgcaCTTGTCAGAGCTGCACGCCATGCCCACAAGGGTACATGAGATTTAAACCCTGTGCAGCTGAATTACTGTGCAGGCTGACATCATTTTTCTCTGTGACACTAAATTTACAACCTGTACAGCTAAATTACTGTGCAGGCTGACATCATTTTTCTCTGTGACACTAAATTTACATCCTGCGCAGCTAAATTACTGTGCAGGCTGACATCATTTTTCTCTGTGACAATAAATTTACAACCTGTGCAGCTGAATTACTGTGCAGGCTGACATCATTTTTCTCTGTGACACTAAATTTACAACCTGTACAGCTAAATTACTGTGCAGGCTGACATCATTTTTCTCTGTGACACTAAATTTACATCCTGCGCAGCTAAATTACTGTGCAGCCTGACATCATTTTTCTCTGTGACACTAAATTTACATCCTGCGCAGCTAAATTACTGTGCAGCCTgacatcatttttctttgtgacgcTGCATTCCATGGCGCATCGCCAGCGGCTCAGGGTTAAAATTTCACGCCCAGGGTTTAAATCCCCATATTACCTTGTCAACATACGgataacttataataaagtAAAGTATACCTAGAATACGGAAAGGTAATAGGTAAATAATAAGATGTATAAAGTGTATATGAAATCTAACCTTGGCTTTTTGCCGAGCACGCTGTAGGCAAGGTCAAACATATATGCTGGTATCAAATGACTAACGAAGATCCAGTAATCATGAAGCAAGCTTGAAAAGAAAgcataaaattaatttatttatttattttacaaattacaCATAATAAACTTTGACAGCAACACAACAAATGCTGATTGCAATGGAAACAGCAAATTAATAATATGAAGATGTAATCATAACATCTTTGTGCATGTCACACCATCTTTACACTATATGTGGGAGAGGTGTCAATAAAAACAATTTGGTTTATCTGACCACTGTTTAGTTTCACTATcaagaattaatgaatgaagTAAACCAGAGTACCCAGAACAAACAACAGTCCTTTGGCCAAGTTCCTAACATACTTTCCAAAGTCATATACAAATTACATACAGTATTTGTGAATGAATGATCGattcatttggtgttttacgcggtactcaagaatactttatttatacgacagaggccagcattaaggtgggaggaaaccgggtattAGTGAAGGACTCTTGGTCTTCAACATGCCTTAGACTTCTCAAATGACACATCAAGCAAGGAAGTACTAAGATTGGCTATCTCACAGTTTCCACAGACCCTATTCAAGTTACAGAACCTGTCCTATGTCTCACAGAACTTTGCTGTGCACACCTGTTATTCGTAAGGAACAAGTTGGGTCGTCTGAAGGCACAGTCCAGGGGAATCCTCTTGAAGGAATTTCTGACGATTGGTTCTGTGAAAGACAAAAGCAAAGAATTCaacatatatgtgtgcataATTCCAAAAAGGTCAGTTATCCAATATAACATGGAACAATGGAAATACAATACAGACACAAGCTAACAGTTAccagtaaaatattttcatatctaACTTTTTATGTGTGCAGTTATTataaataaaagcatgtttataTCTTAATGTCAAACTGActgctatttttgtttttatgaggTTTTGATTAAGAGTTTTTATGACCTATTTTTTGCCACACACTTATCCAACCTACATAGCTGAGCTACTGAGAGGTTTAGAGTCTGAAACCTCAATGGTTAGAGCCTTTAGGGGAATATCAATGCTGGCACAAAGACATAAATGTTGCAAGTATTTGcaaatatatactgtaacatGGCCGGCCAATGCGGTCCATGCAAATTTTGTAAACCACAGGTTTATCAACTACTGGAAACAAGCTGTAAACTACTGGAGACAAGCTGTAACTAGTCCTAGAGACAAGCTGTAAACTACTGGAGACAAGCAATAACTAGTCCTAGAGACAAGCTGTAAACTACTGGAGACAAGCAATAACTAGTCCTAGAGACAAGCTGTAAACTACTGGAGACAAGCAGTAACCAGTCCTAGAGACAAGCTGTAAACTACGAGAAACAAACTGTAAACTACTGCAGACAAGCTGCCTCAGTCTCTCAAGTGTTTACAGTCTACTCACCCATTTCCCCCCAAGTGAAGGGGTTAACAGCCCCCGTGCAGGCGTGATAGATGAGGGTAGACTTGGGTTTGGTCACCCCGGTGTACCAGGCTACTGTTATCATCATGTTGATGGGGATGTCTACTGGTACGATGTCTGCCACAGCGCTGTTCTCTGCCTTCATAGTCCTTAACACACCCTTACCTGTCTATTGCAATACAAAAACAGCTACATCATCAACTAAACAAACATATCTAATAAAGTTACACAGAAAGCTcttatatttataatgtatCACATGGGAAGGtgaggatgattgtgggtttccctgggctctgtccagtttcctcccaccataatgctggctgcagatATGCTTCTTGAAtattatcaataaataaaatactaactacaaataataaaaagtaataaaaaaaatatgtatcaagTATACATATTTGATATAATTTCTGCACTACATCTCTGACATGACCAGATACAGGTTATAGAATGGGGTGGAGGGGGTGGAGGGGATCTGAGGtgccagagtaaaccacagccCTTCCCTCACGTACAAATCTCCTGACAAAGCCACAGCCAAAATATCAAGAGCTTGATTTAAAGTTCTGAATTCGTAAAGGTGCAGATCGGTTGCTATGAACACAATGACTTAGCTCATCAAACCAGCAAGAGCAATCAAGGTTTAATTCCTGGAGCAAAAATATCCGATACCTGAGTTAGCAAGAACATTACATACATGAAAATACAGATCATACTTACA encodes the following:
- the LOC135466451 gene encoding fatty acyl-CoA reductase 1-like, giving the protein MEELSPVKKFYDGKTIFITGATGFLGKVLIEKLLRCCTGIKKMYLLVRPKKGQDVENRVQDLVQCKVFDKLRKEQPNFHEKLIAIGGDIQEPEIGIDQADLQLLKEEVDVVFHSAATVKFDEPLRLALELNVIGVQKMIKLCKQLKHLEAFVHVSTAYANCDRPFIEEVIYPVPVHPHKLLDSLEWMDDDMLNSITPKLLGNKPNTYTYTKQLAEHLLVTEGASLPLAIVRPSIVGAAWKEPVAGWIDNYNGASGIYIATGKGVLRTMKAENSAVADIVPVDIPINMMITVAWYTGVTKPKSTLIYHACTGAVNPFTWGEMEPIVRNSFKRIPLDCAFRRPNLFLTNNSLLHDYWIFVSHLIPAYMFDLAYSVLGKKPRMVKTYNKLHKTIGTLDYFTTHSWEWTYHNLDMLRNQLSAEDKKTFYFDPRALHWPTYIENYCLGTKQYILNEDMAGLPAARAHMRKLRNIRYAFNTVLVVALWRILIARSDIGRNLWYLIMGLVFKFVRYFRVTSTIRKE